A region of Maridesulfovibrio sp. DNA encodes the following proteins:
- a CDS encoding ABC transporter ATP-binding protein — MSILDIHNLHVSMGVQQILRGVELTVEENGIVAVLGANGVGKTTLMRAISNIYQVTDGEILFQGKDIGNIGSDKAVMAGVCQAPEGRQIFANMSVEENLILGAYHQDKKHFKDDLDYVFGLFPILKERLRQQAGAMSGGEQQMLCIGRALMGRPKLLLLDEPSLGLAPLIIKGIFDLVVKIREMGTSILIVEQNAKAALSVADYGYIMEGGTIVMEGPAAELIADGRLEEAYMGGKGH, encoded by the coding sequence ATGTCAATATTAGATATCCACAATCTTCATGTCAGCATGGGCGTCCAGCAGATTCTACGGGGAGTGGAATTGACAGTGGAAGAAAACGGAATTGTCGCAGTGCTTGGCGCCAACGGTGTCGGCAAGACAACCTTGATGAGGGCTATTTCCAATATCTATCAGGTTACAGATGGCGAGATTCTTTTCCAGGGAAAGGACATCGGGAATATCGGTTCGGATAAGGCCGTTATGGCAGGTGTTTGCCAAGCCCCGGAAGGCCGCCAGATTTTTGCCAATATGAGCGTTGAAGAGAACCTGATTCTGGGAGCGTACCATCAGGATAAGAAGCATTTTAAAGATGATCTCGACTATGTGTTCGGATTATTCCCTATCCTGAAAGAGCGCCTTCGGCAACAGGCCGGGGCAATGTCCGGCGGTGAGCAGCAGATGCTGTGCATCGGTCGCGCTCTTATGGGGCGTCCCAAGCTGCTTCTGCTGGATGAACCTTCCCTTGGTCTGGCTCCCCTTATAATCAAGGGCATTTTTGATCTGGTCGTAAAAATCCGTGAAATGGGTACATCCATACTTATCGTTGAGCAGAATGCAAAGGCGGCTCTTTCTGTTGCTGACTATGGTTATATAATGGAAGGCGGGACTATTGTTATGGAAGGTCCTGCTGCGGAACTGATTGCCGACGGACGTCTGGAAGAAGCCTACATGGGAGGAAAGGGCCATTAG
- a CDS encoding sigma 54-interacting transcriptional regulator, giving the protein MKTTAHNAPSWALSSKDRNIAPDAVSTCRELQQAVTVISRLSGIDMYIINTDYLCVAGSGFYKAAVGCISPRDTAIGYSLASGRPTMVVDPKVHAACRECSQKLTCRDLANYTAPIAIRGRVVAAVQIVAFDSAQCVTLKEKGEDIAEAITLFLVQSCEADSRLLSALAGSEDELDSSGLERLIGESQAMRTLKDGIIRCAPLDSTVLIQGESGTGKELTAQAIHDLSPRAAAPFVAVNCGAIPESIIESELFGYVSGTFTGAQKGGKAGLFEHAEGGTLFLDEIAELPLQLQVKLLRVLQERKVMRLGGRQEHDFDVRIIAAANVDVAEQARNGKFRQDLYYRLSVIPLYVPALRERERDIELLVHYFARLYARRRNEPQPWVEPALLKRFALYNWPGNVRELKNFIEYGINFRKGATLDLATLEDRFLNAEKQTSPDGCADWATNNTQPCQENNSGADEKSNPKHQNAISEKELSEQETLSKCLQLYGADLEGKKRTAEELGISLATLYRKIKRYSLQNAYRYDVGMP; this is encoded by the coding sequence ATGAAGACAACAGCCCATAACGCCCCTTCATGGGCACTTTCTTCCAAAGACAGAAACATTGCACCGGATGCTGTCAGTACCTGCCGGGAACTGCAGCAAGCCGTAACTGTCATATCGCGTTTGTCCGGCATTGATATGTACATTATTAACACAGACTATCTGTGTGTTGCCGGTTCCGGATTTTACAAAGCTGCCGTTGGTTGTATCAGCCCAAGGGATACAGCCATCGGGTACAGTCTGGCAAGCGGACGGCCAACCATGGTAGTTGACCCCAAAGTACATGCCGCATGCCGCGAATGTTCACAAAAACTGACCTGCCGCGACCTTGCCAACTACACTGCTCCCATCGCCATCCGAGGCCGGGTTGTCGCTGCTGTCCAGATTGTAGCTTTCGACTCCGCCCAGTGTGTGACTCTTAAAGAAAAGGGAGAGGATATAGCTGAAGCAATCACTCTTTTTCTGGTACAAAGCTGCGAAGCGGACTCCAGACTGCTGTCCGCCTTAGCCGGATCCGAAGACGAGCTGGACAGTTCAGGACTTGAGCGTCTCATCGGAGAAAGCCAAGCCATGCGGACCCTGAAGGACGGCATCATACGTTGTGCCCCGCTTGATTCAACTGTTCTGATTCAAGGGGAATCCGGAACAGGAAAGGAACTAACCGCCCAAGCCATACACGATCTTTCCCCCCGAGCTGCTGCTCCGTTTGTAGCGGTCAACTGCGGAGCTATTCCCGAATCAATCATTGAAAGTGAGTTATTCGGATATGTTTCCGGCACATTCACAGGAGCCCAAAAGGGAGGCAAAGCCGGATTGTTTGAGCATGCCGAGGGAGGCACTCTGTTTCTGGATGAAATCGCCGAACTTCCCCTGCAACTTCAGGTTAAGCTACTGCGAGTGCTGCAGGAGCGCAAGGTCATGCGCCTCGGCGGACGTCAGGAACATGATTTTGATGTGCGTATTATTGCTGCTGCAAACGTTGATGTTGCCGAACAGGCCAGAAACGGGAAGTTCCGGCAGGACCTTTACTACAGGTTATCTGTAATTCCTCTCTATGTACCGGCCCTGCGGGAACGGGAAAGGGACATTGAACTTCTGGTCCACTATTTCGCCCGTCTCTATGCGCGGCGGAGAAATGAACCGCAGCCATGGGTTGAACCGGCTCTGTTGAAAAGGTTCGCATTGTACAATTGGCCCGGAAATGTGCGCGAACTAAAGAACTTCATTGAATATGGAATCAACTTTCGCAAAGGCGCAACTCTGGATCTGGCAACCCTTGAAGACAGATTTCTCAATGCTGAAAAACAAACTTCCCCTGATGGATGCGCTGATTGGGCCACGAACAATACCCAGCCATGTCAGGAGAATAATTCCGGGGCTGATGAAAAGAGCAACCCAAAACACCAGAACGCAATTTCCGAAAAAGAACTTTCAGAACAGGAAACTTTGAGTAAATGCCTTCAGCTATACGGTGCCGATCTGGAAGGGAAAAAACGTACTGCAGAAGAACTGGGCATCAGCCTTGCTACTCTTTACCGTAAAATTAAGCGGTACAGTTTACAGAATGCCTATCGCTATGATGTGGGCATGCCTTAA
- a CDS encoding PaaI family thioesterase, whose protein sequence is MDINTHENIDRSLCGEPISVSEGSSEVRLTCTGNMSADGSGLIHGGFIFGMADYAAMLSVNHPNVVLAGAESRFLKPSRVGDILTAKAQEQEKDGRKHIVKVDVSCDGETVFSGTFTCFVTKEHVLAGA, encoded by the coding sequence ATGGATATCAATACACATGAAAATATCGACCGTTCCCTGTGTGGTGAGCCGATTTCAGTATCTGAAGGAAGTAGTGAGGTTCGCCTTACATGCACCGGAAATATGTCTGCCGACGGAAGTGGACTGATTCACGGCGGTTTTATTTTCGGTATGGCCGATTACGCAGCGATGCTGTCAGTCAATCATCCTAATGTGGTATTGGCGGGTGCGGAGAGCCGTTTTTTGAAACCTTCCAGGGTTGGCGACATTCTTACCGCAAAGGCTCAGGAGCAGGAAAAGGACGGGAGGAAGCATATAGTAAAAGTTGATGTTTCCTGCGACGGGGAGACCGTGTTCAGCGGAACTTTTACCTGCTTTGTCACCAAAGAACATGTTCTGGCGGGAGCATAA
- a CDS encoding branched-chain amino acid ABC transporter permease, translated as MTDSLKNSPWRSRLLTVAALLFVLAVVPGVLSVLGKSYYIQIANSALIFCILAASMNLITGTAGLLCLGHAAFFGIGAYAAGLLASNYGLPFLVTLPLGGLAAGIAGILVALPTMRLISIYFSVATLGVGEIIHVTLLNWVSVTRGPMGVQLYDPITIFGYRFTSLLSIYYVIAVLACISIYFIWRMTNSYFGNSLRSLREDDQCAEAMGINVVKLKIQAFGASTFFAGLAGAVMAHSVGYISPDSFQFSESILILAMVVVGGLGSLPGGLLGALLLILLPEVARGLGDFRMIAVGVVMFLSILLLPKGIFGEISAIEMARKQFNAAWSGRQMVGWK; from the coding sequence CTGCTCTTTGTTCTTGCAGTGGTTCCGGGGGTTCTGTCCGTACTGGGTAAAAGTTATTATATTCAGATTGCCAACTCGGCGTTGATCTTCTGTATTCTTGCAGCGAGTATGAACCTTATTACCGGAACTGCCGGACTGCTTTGTCTCGGCCACGCGGCATTCTTCGGAATAGGAGCTTATGCAGCCGGGCTGCTGGCTTCCAATTACGGATTGCCTTTTCTGGTAACCCTTCCGTTGGGTGGGCTTGCCGCCGGTATTGCCGGTATTCTGGTTGCTCTGCCTACCATGAGGCTGATCAGTATTTATTTCTCAGTGGCCACTTTGGGCGTGGGAGAGATTATTCACGTAACCCTGCTGAACTGGGTTTCTGTAACCCGCGGCCCCATGGGAGTTCAGCTTTACGATCCAATCACCATTTTCGGGTACAGGTTCACCAGTCTGCTTTCCATTTATTATGTTATTGCCGTGCTGGCCTGTATCTCGATCTACTTTATCTGGCGCATGACCAATTCCTATTTCGGCAATTCACTGCGGTCCCTCAGAGAGGATGACCAGTGTGCTGAAGCCATGGGCATCAATGTGGTCAAGCTCAAGATTCAGGCGTTCGGGGCCAGTACCTTTTTTGCCGGACTGGCCGGAGCCGTGATGGCTCACAGTGTCGGTTATATCAGTCCCGACAGCTTTCAGTTCAGCGAATCCATCCTCATCCTTGCGATGGTGGTTGTCGGCGGACTCGGTTCACTGCCGGGCGGTCTGCTTGGAGCCCTGCTCCTTATCCTTCTTCCCGAGGTAGCAAGGGGACTGGGCGACTTTCGTATGATCGCGGTAGGTGTGGTCATGTTTCTGTCCATCCTGTTATTGCCCAAGGGAATTTTTGGTGAGATCTCGGCTATCGAAATGGCCAGAAAGCAGTTCAACGCGGCCTGGAGCGGCCGTCAGATGGTGGGGTGGAAATAA
- a CDS encoding ABC transporter ATP-binding protein, with protein MSEYVLETKGLTRRFGGLVAVDNVDMCMKSGELVGLIGPNGAGKSTFFNCLTGFYPPSEGEVRFMGKPITGLKPYQVAKLGIGRTFQNLRIMPNMTVFDNVSIGAIGSVGHSLRRAVWPMRCKADEEISQRTWDILKRVHLDSLAGELAANLSYGKRKYLEIARALATNPELLILDEPAAGLNEQETAELADFIGEMNSEGIPILLVEHDMGLVMGICHRVMVLALGKKIADDTPKAIQKHPEVLEAYLGGEECQY; from the coding sequence ATGTCGGAATATGTATTGGAAACCAAAGGGCTGACCCGGCGTTTCGGCGGACTGGTTGCCGTGGACAATGTTGATATGTGTATGAAGTCCGGCGAACTGGTCGGGCTTATCGGTCCAAACGGTGCCGGAAAAAGTACCTTCTTCAACTGTCTTACCGGGTTTTATCCCCCCAGTGAAGGCGAGGTCCGTTTTATGGGTAAGCCCATTACCGGCCTCAAACCGTATCAGGTTGCCAAGCTTGGCATCGGCAGGACTTTTCAGAACCTGCGTATCATGCCCAACATGACTGTTTTTGATAATGTTTCGATCGGAGCTATCGGTTCGGTAGGCCATTCATTGCGCCGGGCTGTCTGGCCCATGCGTTGTAAGGCTGATGAAGAGATAAGCCAGCGAACCTGGGACATTCTCAAGCGTGTGCATCTGGATTCTCTGGCGGGAGAACTGGCCGCGAACCTTTCTTACGGTAAACGAAAATATCTTGAAATCGCACGGGCACTGGCTACCAATCCCGAACTTCTCATTCTTGATGAACCTGCAGCAGGGCTCAATGAGCAGGAAACAGCGGAACTTGCCGACTTTATCGGTGAGATGAACTCCGAAGGTATTCCTATTCTGCTGGTGGAGCACGATATGGGATTGGTCATGGGTATCTGCCACCGGGTTATGGTTTTGGCCCTGGGCAAAAAAATTGCCGATGATACTCCTAAAGCGATCCAGAAACACCCGGAAGTACTTGAAGCCTATCTTGGAGGCGAAGAATGTCAATATTAG